In a single window of the Nitrospira sp. MA-1 genome:
- the typA gene encoding translational GTPase TypA → MLNQKRRKDLRNVAIIAHVDHGKTTLVDALLRQTGAHVFKEGEAVIMDSNPLEKERGITIFSKNASLLFKDTRINLVDTPGHADFGSEVERILRMVDGVLLLVDAFDGPMPQTKFVLKKSLELHLKPIVVINKIDRPSARPEEIVNQTFDLFCELNATDEQLDFPIVYASGKEGKSTLDLNDPAVDMKPLLDTIIHRVLPPVADPEQPFQMLVTMLEYDSYIGRVAVGRIVHGMIEVGNQIVAVKRDGTISRGKVTKLLAYQGLTRVETGSAQAGDIISLAGHQDVRVGETLASPQNPTALPTVNVDEPTISMNFSHNTSPLAGKDGGRFLTSRHIRERLAHEAMMNVGIKVEEADGGERFTVSGRGELHLSILIETMRREGFELEVSPPKVIYKEVDGETLEPVELVVIEVDPGYQGAVIEALGSRKAEMKDLRISAVGTVRMEFHIASRALLGFRGELLRMTRGSGVMSQIFYEYQPFKGEIPHRSTGVLIAHGPGQAVAYGLWGLQDRGEIFLHPGVDIYEGMLVGVNNKGNDLVVNALREKKLTNIRASGTDEAIHLIPPREMTLEFALEFIEDDELVEVTPKNVRLRKRYLTDNERRSARNMSKKAQ, encoded by the coding sequence ATGCTGAATCAAAAACGCCGAAAAGACCTTCGCAATGTCGCCATCATCGCTCACGTCGATCATGGCAAAACAACGTTAGTGGATGCCCTGCTCAGGCAAACCGGCGCGCATGTATTTAAAGAAGGCGAAGCGGTCATTATGGATTCAAATCCATTAGAAAAAGAACGTGGGATTACGATCTTTTCGAAAAATGCTTCCCTCCTCTTTAAAGATACCCGCATCAATCTCGTTGATACCCCCGGCCATGCTGACTTTGGTAGCGAGGTCGAGCGAATTCTGCGAATGGTGGACGGCGTGCTCCTGCTCGTGGACGCCTTTGATGGCCCGATGCCCCAAACCAAATTCGTCCTGAAAAAATCCTTGGAACTGCATCTCAAACCCATCGTGGTGATCAACAAAATCGATCGTCCCAGTGCAAGGCCCGAAGAAATCGTAAATCAGACATTTGATTTATTTTGTGAACTCAACGCGACCGACGAACAATTAGATTTCCCCATTGTGTACGCATCCGGAAAAGAAGGAAAGTCCACCCTGGATTTAAATGATCCTGCCGTCGACATGAAGCCTTTATTGGACACGATCATCCATCGGGTCTTGCCGCCAGTGGCTGATCCTGAGCAACCGTTTCAAATGCTGGTGACCATGTTGGAATATGATTCCTATATTGGACGTGTGGCTGTGGGACGGATTGTCCATGGCATGATTGAAGTCGGCAATCAAATCGTCGCCGTGAAACGGGATGGCACCATTTCTCGGGGTAAGGTCACCAAGCTTCTGGCCTATCAGGGTCTGACCCGGGTCGAAACCGGTTCCGCTCAAGCCGGAGACATTATTTCCCTTGCCGGGCATCAGGACGTTCGGGTGGGAGAAACCTTAGCCTCTCCTCAAAACCCGACTGCCTTACCGACCGTCAACGTGGATGAACCGACGATTTCCATGAACTTCTCTCATAACACCAGCCCCTTGGCCGGGAAGGACGGGGGGCGCTTTCTCACGTCCCGACACATTCGAGAGCGCCTGGCTCACGAAGCCATGATGAATGTCGGTATTAAAGTTGAGGAGGCCGACGGTGGCGAGCGATTTACCGTCTCGGGACGAGGCGAACTCCATTTGTCCATTTTAATCGAAACTATGCGTCGGGAAGGGTTTGAATTAGAGGTATCCCCGCCCAAAGTCATTTACAAGGAGGTGGACGGCGAAACCCTGGAACCCGTTGAACTCGTGGTCATTGAGGTAGACCCCGGTTATCAGGGTGCGGTTATCGAAGCGCTCGGCAGCCGGAAAGCCGAAATGAAAGACCTGCGAATCAGCGCGGTCGGCACCGTTCGCATGGAATTCCACATTGCCTCGCGTGCCCTTTTAGGATTTCGCGGTGAATTATTGAGGATGACCAGAGGAAGCGGAGTCATGTCACAAATTTTCTATGAATACCAGCCGTTTAAAGGAGAGATTCCTCATCGTTCGACCGGCGTGCTCATTGCTCATGGTCCTGGACAGGCCGTGGCCTATGGTCTCTGGGGTCTTCAAGACCGTGGAGAAATATTCCTCCATCCTGGAGTCGATATTTACGAGGGCATGCTGGTTGGGGTCAACAACAAAGGCAACGACCTGGTCGTGAATGCCCTTCGCGAGAAAAAACTCACCAATATTCGGGCGTCTGGAACCGATGAAGCCATTCACCTTATCCCGCCACGGGAAATGACCTTAGAATTCGCGTTGGAATTCATCGAAGATGATGAACTGGTCGAAGTGACTCCCAAAAATGTGCGCCTGCGTAAGCGCTACCTCACCGACAACGAACGCCGGTCGGCTCGTAACATGTCCAAGAAGGCTCAATGA